Proteins from a genomic interval of Thermodesulfobacteriota bacterium:
- a CDS encoding BCAM0308 family protein, whose protein sequence is MVRSVSTGRRDRLVQQKRHDAYQGSGKWPEPTACVVCACVYQNGRWAWKECPDEAQRIICPACQRAADKFPAGVIEISGPFHAKNRGELLNLVRNEGENERRERPMERIMEIVETPEQTVVTTTGVHVARRIGEALARAYQGEFNFRYGDADKTIRVSWSR, encoded by the coding sequence ATGGTGCGGAGCGTGAGCACGGGCAGAAGGGACCGGCTGGTCCAGCAGAAGCGGCACGATGCCTATCAGGGCTCAGGGAAGTGGCCGGAGCCAACAGCCTGCGTCGTTTGCGCCTGCGTCTACCAGAATGGGCGCTGGGCCTGGAAAGAGTGCCCAGACGAGGCCCAGCGCATCATCTGCCCGGCCTGCCAGCGGGCGGCCGACAAGTTCCCTGCTGGCGTCATCGAGATCTCCGGCCCGTTCCATGCCAAGAACCGGGGCGAGCTGCTGAATCTGGTGCGCAACGAGGGAGAGAACGAGCGGCGGGAGAGGCCCATGGAGCGGATCATGGAGATTGTCGAGACACCGGAGCAGACCGTGGTTACCACCACCGGTGTTCATGTGGCCCGGCGCATCGGCGAGGCCCTGGCCAGGGCCTACCAGGGCGAGTTCAACTTCCGCTACGGTGATGCCGACAAGACCATCCGGGTTTCCTGGAGCCGTTGA
- a CDS encoding OmpA family protein — protein MTTKRLTMSGLAALLLVCAMPVWAMNGSGLEELSLRVNRPDASPSFQILDEGRLVVSVVDAQREAVLGLTRNDFMITRGPKTAQVLSVEPLKEERPLGLNLVLVLDNSYSMERRQAVGPVLAAMQELLTLVRPIDDVAVVTFVDPRPGGGAPGPDLPRPSTRVFRSGDAAAISQALAERYSVGITTDGTYLKDAMLTGLEIAAAMPAKNQKFMVVFSDGEDINSTIKEAQVTAATAGLANFTAFAVDYMDRPGLDPFLQSFVQDHHGQIKKAKGVEDFLPIFKSFASTIFHKYLVTYRFLAPPAGTLAMAPAVVRIEEVTVVDSSPMLPAVYFDAGSSTIPPRYVTLASQSETAGFAEEKLTGTMEKHHQVLNVIGRRLQLYPEASVTIVGCNANTGPEKGALALSRSRADAVAAYLRYVWGIEPARLSVTAQNLPDAPSTSRVPEGVAENQRAEIRSDHPAILDVIKSTYIEEAVDAKQIRVIPAVEAEAGVASWQMQLLGGETVLDSVQGQGPPPADFTFGVETLGLARLASLGQLSARMAVTDREENRLQLATGVPLRIEVIRRQERIAQRLDYKVIEKYGLILFEFDRSELKGVNAIIVDRVVSRVAGLPQSQLAIVGHTDMIGTDAYNLALSQRRAQAVYDATIRSGVAAPGQITAGGVGEADPPYDNALPEGRALNRTVIISLEFMERQ, from the coding sequence ATGACGACGAAGAGATTGACCATGAGCGGTCTGGCAGCCCTGCTGCTCGTTTGCGCCATGCCTGTCTGGGCCATGAACGGCTCGGGGCTCGAAGAGCTGAGCCTTCGGGTCAACCGGCCGGACGCCAGCCCCAGCTTTCAGATCCTGGACGAGGGCCGGCTGGTGGTCTCGGTGGTGGATGCCCAGCGGGAGGCGGTCCTGGGGCTGACCCGGAACGACTTCATGATCACCAGGGGACCCAAGACCGCTCAGGTCCTGTCCGTGGAGCCCTTGAAGGAGGAACGGCCCCTGGGGCTCAACCTGGTGCTGGTACTGGACAATTCCTATTCCATGGAGCGCCGCCAGGCGGTAGGCCCAGTGCTTGCGGCCATGCAGGAGCTTTTGACCCTGGTCCGGCCCATCGACGACGTGGCCGTCGTCACCTTTGTCGATCCGCGGCCCGGGGGGGGCGCCCCAGGTCCTGACCTGCCCCGGCCTTCCACCCGGGTGTTCCGCTCCGGCGACGCCGCGGCCATCAGCCAGGCCCTGGCCGAGCGCTACTCGGTGGGGATCACCACCGACGGCACCTATCTTAAGGATGCCATGCTGACCGGCCTGGAGATCGCCGCCGCCATGCCGGCCAAGAACCAGAAGTTCATGGTGGTGTTCTCGGACGGGGAGGATATCAACAGCACGATCAAGGAGGCGCAGGTCACGGCCGCGACCGCCGGCCTGGCCAACTTCACCGCCTTTGCCGTGGACTACATGGACCGGCCTGGCCTCGATCCCTTCCTGCAGTCCTTTGTCCAGGACCACCACGGCCAGATCAAGAAGGCCAAAGGGGTGGAGGACTTCCTGCCCATCTTCAAGTCCTTTGCCTCGACCATCTTCCACAAGTACCTGGTCACCTACCGGTTCCTGGCGCCGCCCGCCGGCACCCTGGCCATGGCGCCGGCCGTGGTGCGGATCGAGGAGGTCACGGTGGTCGACAGCTCGCCCATGCTGCCGGCGGTGTACTTCGATGCCGGGTCGAGCACCATCCCCCCCCGCTACGTCACCCTGGCCAGCCAGAGCGAGACCGCCGGCTTTGCCGAGGAGAAGCTCACCGGCACCATGGAGAAGCACCACCAGGTGCTGAACGTCATCGGCCGGCGGCTCCAGCTGTACCCCGAGGCCAGCGTCACCATCGTCGGCTGCAACGCCAACACCGGGCCGGAGAAGGGTGCCCTGGCCCTGTCCCGCAGCCGGGCCGACGCGGTGGCCGCCTATCTGCGCTATGTCTGGGGGATCGAGCCGGCCCGGCTTTCGGTCACGGCCCAGAACCTGCCCGACGCGCCCAGCACCAGCCGGGTGCCGGAAGGGGTGGCCGAGAACCAGCGGGCGGAGATCCGCTCCGACCACCCGGCGATCCTGGACGTCATCAAGAGCACCTATATCGAAGAGGCGGTGGACGCCAAACAGATCCGGGTGATCCCGGCCGTCGAGGCGGAGGCCGGGGTTGCCTCCTGGCAGATGCAGCTCCTGGGCGGGGAGACGGTTCTGGACAGCGTCCAGGGACAGGGGCCGCCGCCGGCGGACTTCACCTTCGGCGTCGAGACCCTGGGCCTCGCCCGTCTGGCCTCCCTGGGCCAGCTTTCCGCCCGGATGGCGGTGACCGACCGGGAAGAGAACCGGCTGCAGTTGGCCACCGGCGTGCCCCTGCGCATCGAGGTCATCCGGCGCCAGGAGCGGATCGCCCAGCGGCTGGACTACAAGGTCATCGAGAAATACGGCCTCATCCTTTTCGAGTTCGACCGCTCCGAGCTCAAAGGCGTGAACGCCATCATCGTCGATCGGGTGGTCAGCCGGGTGGCCGGGCTGCCTCAGTCCCAGCTGGCGATCGTCGGCCATACCGACATGATCGGCACTGACGCATACAACCTGGCCCTCTCCCAGCGCCGGGCCCAGGCGGTCTACGACGCCACCATCCGCTCCGGCGTTGCCGCCCCCGGCCAGATCACCGCCGGCGGCGTCGGCGAGGCCGATCCACCCTACGACAACGCCCTGCCCGAAGGCCGGGCTCTGAACCGTACGGTGATCATTTCCCTGGAGTTCATGGAACGGCAGTAG